The region GAAAAATCAAGAAAGCATAGAGTTGTTGATGAGGGTTTTGTTATGCAAGATCCACTGTCCTCCTTTCAATTGTTTTGCCAACCCTTCTTCCACTTTAATCTATACACAAAAACAAAACAGCCCTCCTGCTCAAACACTTGGTGCTATCAATGgagttgaagaagaagaagaaaaaagtatAGATGGGAAGCAGCAACCACACCAAGAACTCAAAAGTAGTCttaaaaattgttgttttttgGATTCACACAAGAAGAAAGTGCAGTGGATGGATTTCTTAGGGAAACAACTTGTTTATATTAGAGAATTTGAATCCAGGTTAGTtggtttttaacttttaaattccAACATTTTATCTGTTCATGGGTACATTAGGATTCTATGCACACTGTTTTTAATGAATAATATGCATATTAAACGCCACGAGAAGTGGCAAAACATCATTTCTCAAAGTTTTCGCACAAGAAGTTTTCGCAAGTTTCCGTGGCGTTTTTTTAGTTCTTGACCAAAATCTTCCAgctttaaatattaatttgccATCTTAACTTGCAAGCTCGAAGGACAATTAATACAGAATTTGGTTACTTGATCGAAATTTGGAAGTTTATTGGAttagttaataaaaaaagttaaatttgtgTATTAATGTACATGCAAGTTCAGCAGGAAATTGAACATTAATTTGCTTTGATATGCATGGATTGTTGTGAGCTGATTAAATCCAAATACTACATTGATGATTGACCCctggattttgtttttaatagtgAAATGGATGATACTGAAAGTGAAGATGAGATGTATAGAGGGTGTTCCTGTGTAATTCTTTGAGCTTCAGTTACAAATAGAAACTCTACACGAGCTGCATTGGAGTCGAAGTCGGGTTTCATTTGATTATTTCCTTTGGCTACGAGGCATCATCCTATGTCGGACTGAAACTTGTCGAAGCCTACATTTTGGTGTTTTGTCTCCAGATTTTAGAAACTCTGGAATCATGTATTCATAAGTTATAACAAATTCATAAAATATTGTTCCGTCTTACGTGCTAATGTAGCCGGAATCAACACATTTTTAGGAGATTGATACAAGTGTTAGTATATTTCTCACAAACATATCATGCtgtttgttaattttataaagtgaTAATGAATCTGCACCATATTCTTAATATGTATTTTCAAAAGAGatgtaaattattttatcatagGAAATGAGCACACTAATTCCTGCCTCTGTTTGGTATCTGAAATCACAAGTTGTGGTTTAGCAATGAGATGAAGTTGGTCAATGTTTGGTGGCCTAATTATGTGTttgcttaattaattaattacacgACGATGCATTAAAACATGTTGGGAATCGAAGCAAACATGTTATTTTGCCTCAAGTTTATTATTAAATTGCATTCTAATTATTCCATTGTAAAATTTGTGACTCAATTACATTGGTCTGCTGTACTTCTATTACATATTTGGACTCACCATAGTCATATTGAAGTATCTTGCCAAACTCAAGTCCTCAGCCTTCTGCGTACGCGGCGGCGTGGATTGCGGGGCGGTAGCCACTCAATTAACCGAGTCGCAAATATTATTGCTACGGATGCCAAGAGGCCAACAGAATACCCAATCCCTATTCCTGCCCAAGGAAACCATGAATCCTCTTCTGTTGGCTCTGGAAGTGCAGGTGACTGATCGGTGGGACACGGTATCCTAATCTGCAAACCACACAGTCCACTGTTATTTGCATAATCGATGGGATCGTTCAGCATCGTGCTCATTTGGCCGCCGACTGGAATCTGACCGCTGAGATTGTTGTTGCTCAAACGCAAAGTAGAGAGCTCTTGCAATTTTGATAGCGTGTCTGGAATAGAACCTGATAATTTGTTGTGCGATAAATCTAAGGATTCTACACTCTCTAAATCACCAAAGCTTTTTGGAATCTCACCAGACAAAAGGTTATATGAAACATTTAATAGCTTCAAGCCCTTTAAATGGCCTACTGATGCTGGAATTTCGCCCGACAGTTGATTTTTCGCTAAATCCAAAAACGAGTAGATATCTAGGCTGCGACTTGACAAACCTTGTTTTGAGTTCTTCCAGTTCACCACCAAGTCATTGAACTCGAATGGAAGCGTGAAGAAATCTATGCTTGATGCGGACCGATTTGGTGTTTCTATCATTCCAATTAGGTTCCCAAGCCTGTCAGGAATTCCACCAATAAGTTTGTTGTTTGACACGTCAAGAATTCGAAGGCTTGCGAGGTTAGAAATCTCGTCAGGGATGGAACCACTGAGggagttgtttcgtaagtttAGAACTTGAAGAGATGAGATTTGAGAGAGAAATTTTGGTACTTCACCTGTAATTTTGTTGTCATGGATATCAAAATGCTGAAGCTTAATCAAATTGGTTAGATTCTTGGGTAAATTGCCAGAGAATTTGTTGTTTCCTAGTGAAAGGATCAAAGTTTCTTCAGAAAAGCTGACAGGGATTTCACCTGATAACTCATTAGAAGACAAATCGATGAATGCTAGATATGCATCGGGTTTAAAAACTGGAACTTTTCCTGAAAATTTATTTCCTGACAAATCCATCAGCATAAGTCGATTAATTTCTGAGATGGACTGCGGAATCAGCCCCGAAAAGTTGTTACTAGCCAACATAAAAACGACAATCGCATGAGCATTTCCAATATTCTGTGGCAATTCTCCGGAAAAGTTGTTTCTCGATAAAGCAAGCATAGTTAAACTCAGAGATTCAAATAAACGAGCAGGAAGAGGCCCCGCGAGCCTGTTATCAGACAGAACAATGGCACTGAGGTCCATTTCAGCTAGCCATTGAGGGAATACTCCGTGGAGCATATTCTCACTCAAATCTAAAAGATCAAGATCTTTTTGCGTCGAAATCCATTCCGGAATTTCACCTTCAAGCCTGCAAGATCTCAAAGACAACTGAGTCAAGTTACTCTTCGGTGCTACTAACTCCGCATTGTTAACCCAACTCAGATTATTCCCTCCAACCAAAAGTTCCTCCAGGGTGCTGATATCGAACAACCATATAGGAATTTCTCCGGTGAGTAAGTTATCCTGCAGTCGAAGAATTTTCAACTTGGTCAGATTGCGAATGGACGACGGAATTCCTCCTGTGATCCTGTTGTTGCTCAAAGCAAGAGTGGTCAAATTGGTCAGATCACCTATATCAGTAGGAATCTCCATTGATAAAACATTATCCCTGAAATCCAATACTTGCAACTCCTGCAGGTGAAGAACAGAACGCGGAATCCTACCGACGAATTCATTTCCACGGAGGGTCAGCTGCTGTAAATTGGTcagatttccaatttcttgagGAATAATTCCTGTTAAAGAATTATCATCCAGCTTGAGCACCCTCAAGTTTTTGAGAGAAGCCAGTTTGGCAGAGAGAATACCATTAAAAAGGTTGGTACTGAGATCAAGATACTGAAGATACTTCAGTTGAAAAATCTGTGGAGGAATGGGACCAGTGAAATGGTTGAGCAGCATATCAAGATGAACCAAGAGGGTAAGATTGGTAAACATGGAGGCTGGAATTTCACCCTCAAAGTTATTAGAAGAAATGTCAAGAAACATTAAACTTGGAATTCGAAAGAGAGGGGATAGAAGTGAAGCAGGAAGTGGAATCGGGTTAGTGGATCCGACGATGGAATGAAGAGAAAGAGAAGCTACTGATGAGTTGGATTTACAGCCCACCATTTCCCATTGGCAGCAGTCTGTATCTGAAGTCCAAGAATCCAACCCGAAAAGAAAATAATCCGACGAAGACGAAGACGAAGAGTTGAGAGTTTTGATGATTAAGGTTTTGAATGTAAGAAGGGCTTGTTTCTGATCATCAGGACACGCAAGACAAGGGATGAGGAACAACAACACGGACACTGTTAGCAGCATTAGCTTCGCCATTACTAAAATGTTGTTTTCTTGTTTGGAGTTATAAGCAGTGCTTAAATCACTTCacattacttttatttttgtcataCAATTTTGATATTACATTTTGTTTTGTGGCGTCGACCTGAAGTCAATGCGCAAAAACCCAATCAAACATTATAATGGAACTGGAACAAAACAAAGGGTCAATTCACCCCCGACTTGACGCAAAAGTAAAAGGTCATTTTCagcaaaataaatataaaatttttacTATTTTGATATCAAATCAGTTTCTTGCTCTAAAATTCAAATACACCAACTGAAATTCATAAAAGAGCAAATTGGAGAGTAATAAATGCCAATATAGGCCTAATCTGAATGGTTAAGGCGTCTCTAAGTATATCGAGAAATTGTGGGTTCGAACCATGACTCgataactaacaactaacatgagaCTCTAAATAGTCGATTTCacctttgattaaaaaaaaataataataaaccaaataataGTGAGGCCATGTGATAAACTTTTGGCATCTTTCCAAGTCGCTGCATGTCCTCATATAGTAAGGTCTAGACAACAACTATTCTCCATCGGAACACACTGCGACAATTCAACGCAACCAAAGACTCAAAAGCAAAAAGACTTCAACCACACAAACTAAAAAACAGAGTTCATATGTAAAGCTGAGAAAATATAACTAAGATTGTTAGATTTCTGTCACTCTTCGCTTATCCATAGTTTCTTTTAGTACTTTGTCTTAAATTAATAGGCACTATTCGAtgtttttttgtcccaaattttAGGCAGTCATTTATTGCGTAAATGATAAATTTCACTGataccctcattaattatactctctccgtcccaaaacaatagtctactttctcctttttacgcagtttaagaaatataattaatactttaacttttcacaaatttatctttatttttcctataataccttattaaatgttatgactataggctaatagcaataaatgatacactttaaataaggacaatatggaaaataaacattctaaattgtgatttataaaaaaagtggagtatagttttgggacaaaaaagaaagaaagtggactattattttgggatggagggagtattatattacataaaaaCAGAGCAATTGTCAATAAAAGGCAAAGTCAACACTACGTTAAATAAGGACAAGTGttatacatttttataaaattactcaTTTTACATATATTTGGTAAATTTCTATATTTGcctaaactgcctatcaatttaGGACAGTTAAGCATACAGTTAGTTTGTAGTTAACGGCTGCTAGTGAACAATATATAGAAAATAGTTGTTAGGTATTAAATCAATAATCATCTTACTTCgtcctaatgtcttaaaaaatatatcatattctaaccttttaaaatcatcaattatattctattttcTCATTCCCATTTTCAAATATAtccatttttttagatttttttaaattggacctttttacttgaaaaaaaatattcaaatagaTCTGTCATATTTCGTATATAGTCTAGATAGGCCCTTAATGAAAAAATgaattcaaataaatcatttgattttaaaaaataaaaatgttttttacACAAATAACCAAGATTGAGTAAAAATTTACTTTACAATTCCATGTTTGACATTTCAAAACTAGCATACACGGaaaaatttattacttttataccgttcatataaatagaaccctaatAGTACAAACCctcttaattataattattttctctctcctcaaatttctctctcttttctctctcaacTCATCTTTCACACAATTCTCaggacttaagtagcaatttgccccttcaacttgtaaacaatgggcaattaacacataaattaactttgttggcaaattagtacacgaacttggtgattatgggcaattagcccattttaacaaattaacttacaagttaaggtgcaaattgccaatttaagagACAATTAACTTACATATTTAGGGGGCAAATTGTCAAAATGGGGAAAATTGCCCATAATTACCAAGTTCGTGTATTGATATGCCCATagaattaatttatgtgttaatttcccattgcttacaagttgagggggcatattgccacttaagtccaATTCTCAGATCTGTTCTTCGCACCGTTCTGCCTTCTTCTCATCGTCATCTTTCTTTATCGTTTTGATTGCAGATCATaaatttattgttcttttttttttcggatatgtaatttttttatttttttactgtttttttcaccattaaacatgtataaatattatctttaacgaatctaatactcatttcatgccGTGGAAAATATTgttatgattttatggaataaaattctgttatttttagcatttttcttatgttttgttgtatttctgcgtttttttattctgcaactCGATTTcctgatgatggttgattgctgaattgGGTTAGTTGATCCGACGATGGAATGAAGAGAAAGAGAGGCTACTTATGAGTTGGATTTACAGCCCACCATTTCTCATTGGCAGCAGTCTGTATCTGAAGTCCAGGAATCCAACCCGCAAAGGAAATAATCTGACGAAGAAGAAGAGTTGAGAGTTTTAATGATTAAGGTTTTGAATGTAAGAAGGACTTGCTTCTGATCATCAGGACACGCAAGACAAGGGATGAGGAACAACAACACAAATACTGTTAGCAATTGTAGCTTCCCCATTActaatattttcttttcttgtttgGAGTTATAAGTACTGCTTAAATGAATTCACATTACATtttggccatgtttggttcatggaatgtaATAGcatggaatggaatagctattccataagAATTGGAATAGTTATTCTTTAGTTTTTAAGAGGAGtacttattccacaaaatcatggaatagcaattccgTGGAATActtattccatgaaccaaagcaaagaattttcattctatacggaaaaactattccattccgcacctattccatgaaccaaacatgttTTGTGGCGTCGACTTCAAGTCAATGACATAGCTTATGGCCCGAAAACCCCAATTAAACATAATAATGGAACTGGAACAAAGGGTCAATACACCCCAAACTTGatgcaaaatattaaaaaggtcATATTTAgcaaaataagtataaaaaaaaactaaaatatttactattttGATATCAATTCAGTTTCTTGCTCCTCTTCTTCGGCTACGAGGCTTCTCCTCATAGCcggaataaaaaaatcaaaaaaattaaaaaagattttaaaagaCCCTTAGGTTAATTAGAATTTAGttatgattaattagtgtttaaatatgattaattagattaatttaatgttaataagaaacccactctccaattaaggtgtcaCGTCAGCATAGTGGGGGTTTTTGacccggttttgccaagttcaggatAAAAATTatccggttttgctaatttgaacgtttttgatactttactCCAAATTCAGgaggtaaaatgatcctttgttctaaaACAAATAATAGTGAGGCCATGGGATAAACTTTTGGCATCTTTCCAACGCCCCGCTATGTCCTCATATAGTAAGGTCTAGACAAACTACGAGAATTCAACACCAAAGAGTCAAAAACAAAATGATTTGAATAACACAAATTGGAAAACAGAGTTCATATGTGCTAAGAAAAAACAATTAAGATTGTTAGATTTCTGTCCATGTTCGCTTATCGTTAGTTTCTCCAAGTATTAGTTAAGCATACAGTTAGCTTGTAGTTAGCAGCTTTTAGTAAACAATATATAGAAAATAGTTGTTAGGTATTAGATCAATAAGAGAATTCATGTGATATTGAAAGACAATGTATAAAATGTGTGATATCCTTCGCATTTATGAAAAGGAATCGGGACAACAAGTTAACCTTCAAAAATCAGAGATTTCATTTAGCTCAAATCAGAGGAGCGCAGGAACCAAATAAGAGAAATATTTGACGTGCAGGAGGTTGGCCATCTTCCGAAATATCTCTGCCTCCCTACTTCCATTGGCAAGTCCAAAAAACTTATATTTGGGACTCTGAATAACATATCTCCACGAGGGTACTGATTAAAGCTGTTGCGCAGGATATACCCACCTATATTATGAGTTGTTTTCTCAATCCCAGACGCTTTGAGAGGAGTTTCAGAGTTTCGTGGGTTGTTTTTGGT is a window of Mercurialis annua linkage group LG2, ddMerAnnu1.2, whole genome shotgun sequence DNA encoding:
- the LOC126669489 gene encoding uncharacterized protein LOC126669489 — translated: MKNQESIELLMRVLLCKIHCPPFNCFANPSSTLIYTQKQNSPPAQTLGAINGVEEEEEKSIDGKQQPHQELKSSLKNCCFLDSHKKKVQWMDFLGKQLVYIREFESSEMDDTESEDEMYRGCSCVIL
- the LOC126669488 gene encoding receptor-like protein 46 yields the protein MAKLMLLTVSVLLFLIPCLACPDDQKQALLTFKTLIIKTLNSSSSSSSDYFLFGLDSWTSDTDCCQWEMVGCKSNSSVASLSLHSIVGSTNPIPLPASLLSPLFRIPSLMFLDISSNNFEGEIPASMFTNLTLLVHLDMLLNHFTGPIPPQIFQLKYLQYLDLSTNLFNGILSAKLASLKNLRVLKLDDNSLTGIIPQEIGNLTNLQQLTLRGNEFVGRIPRSVLHLQELQVLDFRDNVLSMEIPTDIGDLTNLTTLALSNNRITGGIPSSIRNLTKLKILRLQDNLLTGEIPIWLFDISTLEELLVGGNNLSWVNNAELVAPKSNLTQLSLRSCRLEGEIPEWISTQKDLDLLDLSENMLHGVFPQWLAEMDLSAIVLSDNRLAGPLPARLFESLSLTMLALSRNNFSGELPQNIGNAHAIVVFMLASNNFSGLIPQSISEINRLMLMDLSGNKFSGKVPVFKPDAYLAFIDLSSNELSGEIPVSFSEETLILSLGNNKFSGNLPKNLTNLIKLQHFDIHDNKITGEVPKFLSQISSLQVLNLRNNSLSGSIPDEISNLASLRILDVSNNKLIGGIPDRLGNLIGMIETPNRSASSIDFFTLPFEFNDLVVNWKNSKQGLSSRSLDIYSFLDLAKNQLSGEIPASVGHLKGLKLLNVSYNLLSGEIPKSFGDLESVESLDLSHNKLSGSIPDTLSKLQELSTLRLSNNNLSGQIPVGGQMSTMLNDPIDYANNSGLCGLQIRIPCPTDQSPALPEPTEEDSWFPWAGIGIGYSVGLLASVAIIFATRLIEWLPPRNPRRRVRRRLRT